The following coding sequences lie in one Arachis hypogaea cultivar Tifrunner chromosome 9, arahy.Tifrunner.gnm2.J5K5, whole genome shotgun sequence genomic window:
- the LOC112711826 gene encoding uncharacterized protein: MELNSPQRPFSIKLWPPSQNTRQTLVERMANNLTTKSVFTQRYGNLDKEEAQENAKRIEDVAFATANQHYEQEPDGDGGSAVQLYAKECSKLLLEVLKRGPGLNGKEEVVASDNTSAPAEAVFDISKGKRAFIEPDEAEELLRPLKEPENSFTKICFSNWSFGLGAAQVAQPILSSIKHQLKDVDLSDFIAGRPEAEALDVMNIFSTALEGAALRSLNLSDNALGEKGVRAFGALLKSQNHLEELYLMNDGISEEAAQAICELIPSTEKLKVLHFHNNMTGDEGALAIAEIVKRSPSLEDFRCSSTRIGAEGGVALSNTLGNCIHLRKLDLRDNMFGVEGGISLSKALTRHAELREIYLSYLNLEDDGAIAIINALKESAPYLEVLEMSGNDITAEAVPAIGACLEAKIFLARLNLSENELEDEGAIQVSKALEGHFHLKEVDLSSNKISRVGAQQLALTLVQKANFQLLFINGNIISTEGVEELKDIFKTSLDMLGPLDENDPDGIDSDEESDEEGGDIELESKMKSLAVN, translated from the coding sequence ATGGAGCTGAATTCGCCGCAGAGACCGTTTTCAATCAAATTGTGGCCACCTAGTCAGAACACTAGACAGACACTTGTGGAGAGGATGGCCAACAATCTGACAACGAAATCTGTTTTCACACAAAGGTACGGAAATTTGGACAAGGAAGAAGCTCAAGAGAATGCAAAAAGAATTGAGGATGTGGCTTTTGCAACAGCAAATCAACACTACGAGCAGGAGCCCGATGGTGATGGAGGTTCTGCAGTCCAGCTTTATGCCAAAGAATGTAGTAAGCTCCTCTTAGAAGTTCTCAAAAGAGGGCCGGGTCTAAATGGTAAAGAAGAAGTGGTAGCATCTGATAATACCTCTGCACCTGCTGAAGCTGTATTTGATATATCCAAAGGCAAAAGGGCCTTTATTGAACCTGATGAGGCCGAGGAACTACTAAGGCCGTTAAAGGAGCCAGAAAATTCTTTCACCAAAATATGCTTCAGCAACTGGAGTTTTGGACTAGGAGCAGCACAAGTTGCCCAGCCCATTCTCAGTTCCATCAAGCACCAGTTGAAAGATGTAGATCTATCGGATTTTATTGCTGGAAGACCAGAAGCTGAAGCTCTTGATGTCATGAATATATTCTCAACTGCACTAGAGGGTGCTGCCCtaaggtctttaaacctctctgACAACGCTTTAGGGGAGAAAGGTGTTAGAGCATTTGGAGCACTATTGAAGTCGCAAAACCACTTGGAGGAGCTTTATCTAATGAATGATGGAATCTCAGAGGAAGCTGCTCAAGCAATTTGTGAATTGATTCCTTCTACTGAGAAGCTCAAAGTTCTTCATTTCCATAATAATATGACCGGAGATGAAGGGGCATTAGCTATTGCTGAGATTGTGAAGCGTTCTCCTTCCTTGGAGGATTTTCGTTGTTCCTCCACAAGGATAGGTGCTGAAGGTGGAGTTGCCCTGTCCAATACTTTAGGAAATTGTATCCATCTGAGGAAGCTTGATTTGCGAGATAACATGTTTGGAGTAGAGGGTGGTATTTCTTTGAGTAAAGCTCTTACAAGGCATGCAGAATTGAGAGAGATATACCTGAGCTACCTCAACTTAGAAGATGATGGTGCAATTGCTATAATCAATGCTCTTAAGGAATCAGCACCTTACCTTGAAGTTCTGGAGATGAGTGGAAATGACATTACAGCCGAAGCTGTTCCTGCAATAGGAGCATGCCTAGAAGCAAAGATCTTCCTTGCCAGGTTGAACCTCTCCGAGAATGAACTCGAGGACGAAGGTGCCATCCAGGTAAGCAAGGCTTTAGAAGGCCACTTTCACTTAAAGGAAGTTGATCTGAGTAGCAACAAAATATCGAGGGTGGGGGCTCAACAGTTGGCTCTGACTCTGGTGCAAAAGGCAAATTTCCAACTTCTATTCATCAATGGAAACATCATTTCCACTGAAGGGGTTGAAGAGTTGAAGGACATATTCAAAACTTCTCTGGACATGCTTGGTCCATTAGATGAAAATGACCCTGATGGAATAGACAGCGATGAAGAATCTGATGAAGAGGGTGGTGATATTGAACTGGAATCGAAAATGAAGAGTCTTGCAGTTAATTAA
- the LOC112711825 gene encoding probable ATP-dependent DNA helicase CHR12, producing MVMAPFKEEQPQPPPIDHATTLICALNFLSRDLPLPPHLLSSVSTIYHSHPSSQNQLQDDIGNSSENLITDLEGALFRQRSSGSELERARESRYQNRIQHRLNELEGLPSTRGEDLQTKCLLELYGLKLRELHSKVRSDVSSEYWLNVKCAYPDRQLFDWGMMRLQRPPYGVGDPFAMDADDQIRKKRDAERLSRLEEEEKTHIETRKRKFFAEILNTVREFQLQIQAAVKRRKQRNDGIQAWHGRQRQRATRAEKLRFQALKADDQEAYMRMVKESKNERLTTLLEETNKLLVNLGAAVQRQKDSKHSDGIEPLEDSEVDLPESDASKNEKESPLDEEMDMIDSDHNGDTSDLLEGQRQYNSAIHSIQEKVTEQPSILQGGELRPYQIEGLQWMLSLFNNNLNGILADEMGLGKTIQTISLIAHLMEHKGVTGPHLIVAPKAVLPNWMNEFSTWVPSITTILYDGRLDERKAMKDDLLGERKFNVLLTHYDLIMRDKAILKKIHWIYLIVDEGHRLKNHESALARTLEAGYHIQRRLLLTGTPIQNSLQELWSLLNFLLPNIFNSVQNFEDWFNAPFADRVDVSLTDEEQLLIIRRLHQVIRPFILRRKKDEVEKFLPSKSQVILKCDMSAWQKVYYQQVTDVGRVGLDNGSGKSKSLQNLTMQLRKCCNHPYLFVGDYDMYNRKEEIVRASGKFELLDRLLPKLRRAGHRVLLFSQMTRLMDILEIYLRLHDFKYLRLDGSTKTEERGTLLRKFNAPDSPYFMFLLSTRAGGLGLNLQTADTVIIFDSDWNPQMDQQAEDRAHRIGQKKEVRVFVLVSVGSIEEVILERAKQKMGIDAKVIQAGLFNTTSTAQDRREMLEEIMRRGTSSLGTDVPSEREINRLAARSDEEFWLFEKMDEERRLKENYRSRLMDEHELPDWVYSPLHNKDEKLKDFNNGSATGKRKRKEVVYADTLSDLQWMKAVENGEDLSRLSVRGKRRDHLSSDNAAQASDNSGAEERFLELRAESVHMANDRTSEDSFHVTPASKKPKLEGANSHRHAYEDVKGSGLNQHVLSWNTHRKKRSSYGQSSSSDTKGQSSNGRASWN from the exons GATTGCCTTCAACAAGGGGAGAGGATTTGCAAACAAAGTGCCTGCTTGAACTTTATGGTCTAAAg CTACGAGAGTTGCATTCGAAGGTTCGGTCTGATGTGAGTTCTGAGTACTGGCTGAATGTTAAATGTGCATACCCCGATAGGCAATTGTTTGATTGGGGCATGATGAGGTTGCAGCGTCCGCCATATGGTGTTGGAGATCCCTTTGCCATGGATGCTGATgatcaaataaggaaaaaaagggaTGCTGAG AGACTATCGAGATTAGAAGAGGAGGAAAAAACTCATATAGaaactagaaaaagaaaattttttgcaGAAATACTCAATACCGTCCGTGAGTTTCAATTGCAAATTCAAGCTGCTGTGAAGCGGAGAAAACAGAGGAATGATGGTATTCAG GCATGGCATGGAAGGCAAAGGCAACGTGCCACACGGGCTGAGAAATTAAGGTTCCAAGCATTAAAAGCTGATGATCAAGAAGCTTACATGAGAATGGTGAAGGAGAGTAAGAATGAAAGATTAACCACGCTTCTTGAAGAAACCAATAAACTACTAGTAAATTTAGGAGCTGCTGTTCAACGTCAAAAGGACTCCAAACATTCAGATGGTATAGAACCCTTGGAAGATTCTGAAGTTGATTTACCTGAGTCAGACGCttctaagaatgaaaaggaatcACCTCTTGATGAAGAGATGGATATGATAGATTCTGATCATAATGGTGACACTAGTGATTTACTCGAAGGTCAGCGGCAATACAATTCTGCCATACATTCGATTCAAGAAAAG GTTACTGAGCAACCATCTATTCTTCAAGGTGGAGAATTAAGACCATATCAGATAGAAGGGCTCCAGTGGATGCTTTCTTTGTTTAATAACAACTTAAATGGAATTTTGGCTGATGAAATGGGTCTTGGGAAGACAATACAAACAATTTCGTTAATAGCACATCTTATGGAGCACAAGGGTGTTACTGGTCCCCATTTGATTGTTGCTCCAAAGGCTGTTCTGCCAAATTGGATGAATGAATTCTCAACATGGGTTCCAAG CATAACAACTATTCTTTATGATGGACGGTTGGATGAGAGGAAAGCAATGAAGGATGATTTGTTAGGGGAGAGGAAATTTAATGTTCTGCTAACACACTATGATCTTATAATGAGAGATAAAGCAATTCTCAAGAAAATTCACTGGATCTACCTAATTGTGGATGAAGGACATCGGTTGAAGAATCATGAATCTGCTCTAGCAAGGACACTGGAAGCCGG CTATCACATTCAACGCAGACTCCTGTTAACTGGCACCCCAATTCAAAACAGCTTGCAGGAGTTGTGGTCCCTGCTTAATTTTCTCCTTCCAAACATTTTCAACTCTGTTCAGAATTTCGAGGACTGGTTTAATGCCCCTTTTGCTGATCGAGTTGATGTCTCTTTAACAGATGAAGAACAACTTTTGATTATTCGACGTCTACATCAA GTAATAAGACCCTtcatattaagaagaaaaaaggaTGAGGTGGAAAAATTTCTTCCCTCGAAATCTCAGGTCATACTCAAATGTGATATGTCAGCCTGGCAGAAAGTATATTATCAACAAGTCACTGACGTAGGCAGAGTTGGCTTAGACAATG GTTCTGGAAAATCAAAGAGCTTGCAGAACTTAACAATGCAACTCAGAAAGTGTTGCAACCATCCATACCTCTTTGTGGGAGATTATGATATGTATAACCGTAAGGAGGAGATTGTCAGAGCATCAGGTAAGTTTGAACTTCTTGACCGTTTGCTCCCAAAACTTCGCAGAGCAGGCCACAGAGTCCTCCTTTTTTCACAAATGACTAGACTCATGGATATTCTCGAGATTTATTTGAGACTTCATGATTTTAAGTATCTAAGACTTGATGGCTCGACAAAAACGGAGGAAAGAGGCACTTTATTACGAAAATTCAATGCTCCTGACTCCCCATACTTCATGTTTCTCTTGAGCACCCGTGCTGGAGGTCTTGGTTTGAACTTGCAAACGGCAGATACTGTTATAATATTTGACAGTGATTGGAACCCCCAAATGGATCAACAAGCAGAGGATCGAGCACATCGCATTGGTCAAAAGAAAGAAGTTAGAGTTTTCGTGTTGGTTAGTGTAGGATCAATTGAAGAGGTGATTTTAGAGCGTGCAAAACAAAAGATGGGCATTGATGCAAAAGTCATCCAGGCAGGACTTTTCAACACAACTTCGACAG CTCAGGACAGAAGAGAAATGCTAGAGGAGATTATGCGTAGAGGTACAAGTTCACTTGGGACAGATGTACCTAGTGAGAGAGAAATTAACCGCCTCGCAGCCCGATCAGATGAGGAATTTTGGCTATTTGAAAAAATGGATGAAGAGAGAAGACTAAAGGAAAATTACAGATCTCGTTTAATGGACGAGCATGAATTGCCAGATTGGGTGTACTCTCCCCTTCATAACAAGGATGAAAAGCTCAAAGATTTCAACAATGGCAGTGCTACTGGAAAGCGTAAAAGAAAAGAAGTTGTTTATGCAGATACATTAAGTGATCTTCAATGGATGAAGGCCGTGGAGAACGGAGAAGATCTATCAAGGCTTTCAGTAAGGGGGAAGAGAAGAGACCACCTCTCATCTGACAACGCAGCACAAGCCAGTGACAATTCAGGGGCCGAAGAAAGGTTCTTGGAACTCCGCGCTGAGAGTGTCCACATGGCAAATGACAGAACAAGTGAAGATAGTTTCCATGTGACCCCTGCCTCAAAGAAACCCAAGCTTGAAGGCGCAAATTCCCATAGGCATGCATACGAGGATGTCAAAGGAAGTGGCTTGAACCAGCATGTGTTATCATGGAACACTCACAGAAAGAAGAGATCAAGTTATGGTCAGAGTTCATCATCTGATACCAAAGGACAGAGTTCAAATGGAAGAGCTAGCTGGAACTGA